CGGTTCCGGAGGGGGAAGGCGCGATGGCCGCCTTGATCGGTCTCAAGCGGGAAGCGGTTGAGGCGCTCTGCAGAGAGGCCTCAGAATCGGGACTGGACAAGAATAGGACGGTGAGTTGCGCCAATTTTAATGCCCCCGGCCAAGTCGTTATTTCCGGGGACTGCGCGGGGGTTGAAAGGGCCATGGAACTGGCACGGGATCAGGGGGCGAAGCGGGCTATCCGATTGGCGGTGAGTGTGCCCGCTCACTCGCCTCTGATGAAGAATGCCTGTATCCGCCTGTCAAACGAATTAAGAAAGATTGAGGGGCACGATCTTCAGCTTCCTTTACTAAATAATATTCGGGCAGAAAAGGTCAGTGGCTGGTCCGAAGTCAAAGCGGGCCTGGTTGACCAACTTTCCTCCCCCTTACTCTGGGAAGAGACCATCGAGTCGATGCGGAAAGACGGGGTTGATCTCTTTGTCGAAGTGGGGCCCGGAAGGGTTCTTTCCGGACTCTTAAAGCGAATCGACCGGAGCCTTCAGGTGATGAATATTCAAGATGCTGCGGGGGTAGAAAAGGCGGTTGCGGTTTTTAAGGAGAGGGGAGGGCTATAACGAGATGTCTGAGTTTGATGGCAAGGTGGCCCTGATTACCGGCGGGGCGCAAGGGATTGGAAAGGCGATTGGCACACTCCTTGCGGAGCGCGGGGCGACTGTGATAGTCTCCGACCTGAATTTAGAGGCGGCTGAGAAGACGGTTTCTGAATGGGCCTCTCGTGGAAGAGAGGGGATGGCGATCCGTGTGGATGTTGCCAGTGTGGAGGATGTCAAAGGGATGTTTGCTACGGTTCTTTCCCGGTGGGGAAAGGTCGATTTCCTTGTCAACAATGCCGGCATTACCCGTGACACGCTTCTGATGAGGATGAAGGACGAGGACTGGAATCTTGTCCTCTCTGTAAACTTGAAGGGGACCTTCAATTGTATGAAGGCGGCATTGTCTTCTATGTCGAAGAAGCGGTGCGGGAGAATTGTAAACATCTCGTCGATCGTCGGTGCAATTGGAAATCCCGGCCAGGCTAATTATGCGGCATCTAAAGCGGCTGTGATCGGATTAACCAAGACCGTGGCGCGGGAATACGCGAGCCGGGGCATTACCGTGAATGCGGTCGCACCTGGGTTTATCGATACGCCGATGACCGCATCCCTTTCTGAAAAGGTGAAAGAGACCCTGATAAAGCAGATCCCGCGGGGACGATTGGGGATTCCTGATGATGTGGCCCACGCCGTCGCCTTTCTCTTATCGGAAGGATCAAATTATATGACCGGCCAGGTGTTGCACGTCAATGGCGGCATGTATATGAGTGGCTAAACGGATGTCAGGGCCTTCCTTAATTTTGGGGACGGCGTTATTGTGCGCCACTTTTCTTGTCTTTTTGCGAAGCAGCGGCAGAGCATTTGTGAGGATTCGAATACCATAGGAACATGAGAAAGGTTCCATTACCAGAAGGAGGTGAAGAAATTGGCAGTTGATGAGCGTGTGAAGAAGATTATTTCAGAGCAGCTGGGTGTGGAAGATGCCAAGGTTATCCTGGATGCTTCGTTTGTTGATGATCTTGGGGCAGATTCCTTAGATACCGTTGAATTGGTCATGGCATTTGAGGAAGAATTTGGCATTGAGATTCAGGACGAAGATGCTGAAAAGATTCTCACGGTCCAGAATGCCATTGAATACATCAAAGAAAAAATCTAGCTTGTCTGTTATTCCTGAACCAGGGTATCTTCTGTCTTTGTAACGCAGCTCAATACAATGTGTTGTCCCCTTATTTGATTTAAGGGAGGCGGGTAATGTGCCTTGCTCTGTTCTGGGTTGCGACTTCTTTAAGAGAAGAATGGGGTGTTGTTGCGGTGGGTACCCTCTATAGAAGGTAGGGATTTGTTCTGAAAAGAAGGGTTGTGGTTACCGGAATGGGTCTGGTTTCACCGCTGGGTGTCGGTGTTGAAAAGGCATGGGGGGCGCTCTGTGCCGGGAAATCGGGTGTTGGGCGGATTACGCGTTTTGATCCGACCGGTTACCCGTGTCAGATTGCCGGTGAGGCGAGTGATTTTGTTGTTGCCGATTTTGTCGACACCAAGGAAATAAAGAAGATGGATACCTTTATCCATTACGCACTGGCGGGAAGTCAGATGGCCATGGATGATGCCAGTTTCAAGGTGAGCCCTTCCAATGCGGATCGATTTGGTGTTTATGTCGGTTCGGGGATTGGTGGGTTACAGGCGATTGAACATTGGCACAGTGTCCTCACGAAAAAAGGACCGAAACGGGTCACGCCCTTTTTTATTCCGATGTCAATTATTAATCTCGCTTCCGGCCAGATTGGCATCCGCTTTGGTGCAAAGGGCCCCAACTCCTGTGCGGTTTCTGCCTGTGCGACGGGAAATCATTGCATCGGGGATGCCTTCCGAATGATTCAGTATGGCGATGTCGATACGATGATCGCGGGCGGAACCGAGGCCGCCGTTACCCCTC
The DNA window shown above is from Candidatus Manganitrophaceae bacterium and carries:
- the fabD gene encoding ACP S-malonyltransferase, whose protein sequence is MSLAFLFPGQGSQYVGMGKDLCAHFDVARQTFVEARKTLGWDVANLCFDGPEDQLNLTQYTQPAILVTSVAIWRCLGKPIGLGSFVAGHSLGEYTALVASGGLSFTDAAYLVHRRGRFMQDAVPEGEGAMAALIGLKREAVEALCREASESGLDKNRTVSCANFNAPGQVVISGDCAGVERAMELARDQGAKRAIRLAVSVPAHSPLMKNACIRLSNELRKIEGHDLQLPLLNNIRAEKVSGWSEVKAGLVDQLSSPLLWEETIESMRKDGVDLFVEVGPGRVLSGLLKRIDRSLQVMNIQDAAGVEKAVAVFKERGGL
- the fabG gene encoding 3-oxoacyl-[acyl-carrier-protein] reductase, with amino-acid sequence MSEFDGKVALITGGAQGIGKAIGTLLAERGATVIVSDLNLEAAEKTVSEWASRGREGMAIRVDVASVEDVKGMFATVLSRWGKVDFLVNNAGITRDTLLMRMKDEDWNLVLSVNLKGTFNCMKAALSSMSKKRCGRIVNISSIVGAIGNPGQANYAASKAAVIGLTKTVAREYASRGITVNAVAPGFIDTPMTASLSEKVKETLIKQIPRGRLGIPDDVAHAVAFLLSEGSNYMTGQVLHVNGGMYMSG
- the acpP gene encoding acyl carrier protein is translated as MAVDERVKKIISEQLGVEDAKVILDASFVDDLGADSLDTVELVMAFEEEFGIEIQDEDAEKILTVQNAIEYIKEKI